In Bacteroidales bacterium, a single genomic region encodes these proteins:
- a CDS encoding pyruvate, phosphate dikinase — translation MEEEFISSPEEVNRLLYERRERLKELACINATNEIIKQHKPVPETLQQICYILPAAWQFPEFAVARIQYDGNSYETGDFRETEWKQSQTFETIQGKKGEIAVYYTRKLRDYDEGPFLREERQLIDNLATIIVNWLNTTEAKVVLQQAREAGKVPPEVIAFQEPATTSRQLLQKFLDKQNTNRDILFDLMPFKVKEILLVATLYDAFSIEKEGRFSEHILGEYHQLNLTSMPRVTGVSSYEDASRVLREKHFDLVIIMVGNDKKTPVEISRKVKREFPFIPVFVLLNNDREVSVFKNMHRDLSSIDRIFVWNGDSKVFFAMVKLLEDRVNVENDTQVGMVKVILLVEDSEIYYSRYLPLLYQSVLEQTRRIIDDVSTDEMFKVLRLRARPKILLASTYEEAISIITKYKENLLCLITDVIFERNGKADSRAGFMLASYVREYLGDLPVVIQSADTQNIHQAHALKVHFINKNSESLLQDIRNFISHYLGFGNFIYRDSTGKKIAEAASLQEFEKLIDTIPAESLVYHGKRNHFSLWLMARGEIKIAKMIHPVKVTDFGSSNEFRNYLKYVIKKYRNESQTGKVIPFEKDIIIDESNIISLGTGALGGKGRGLAFINTIIYNLNFNEILPGMNISTPRTFIIGTDEFDLFLEKNNLHQIIYSDIPYRQLQEIFLKSDLSYELEKKLKALLRIIQNPIAVRSSSLFEDATSQPFSGIFATYLLPDNYPDFDVRFHQLEQAIKLVYASVYSDHARAYFKAVDYKIEEEKMAVVIQEVVGNRYGQYFYPHISGTAQSHNYYPVASMEAEDGFAVTALGLGHYVVGGEVAYRFVPRYPDVEIMPVKDLVQHSQREFIALDLSRMEFNLIEEGEQACLARLPISEAEKHGTLLHLASVYDPVNDRIDPGLTSAGPRIINFADILKYNYIPLARAIDLMLDIMREAVGGPVEIEFAVDASSKNGKRPVFYLLQLKPMYGSGEDFSFNPDDFPENAVLLRSGKSMGNGKIDDLTEIVYVDPDAFDKTRTPEIAKEIELINARLIAERRKYILIGPGRWGSRDRFVGIPVVWPQISNARVIVETSLEDFPLDASLGSHFFHNITSMNIGYLSVQHASGFDIIQWEALKKLPETYRGHFVRHVSLPSPVTVLMDGKKRISVIVLNGLNHL, via the coding sequence ATGGAAGAAGAATTCATTTCATCGCCTGAGGAAGTCAACCGGTTACTCTATGAACGCAGGGAGCGGCTCAAGGAACTGGCCTGCATCAATGCAACCAATGAAATTATTAAGCAGCACAAGCCGGTTCCTGAAACCCTGCAGCAGATATGTTATATCCTGCCTGCAGCATGGCAGTTTCCTGAGTTTGCCGTAGCCCGCATCCAGTACGACGGAAATTCGTATGAAACGGGCGATTTTCGCGAAACCGAGTGGAAGCAAAGCCAGACCTTTGAAACCATTCAGGGGAAGAAAGGCGAAATAGCTGTTTACTATACCCGTAAACTGAGAGATTACGATGAAGGGCCTTTTCTGCGCGAAGAACGCCAGCTGATTGATAACCTGGCGACCATCATCGTCAACTGGCTCAATACAACCGAAGCAAAAGTTGTACTTCAGCAGGCACGCGAAGCAGGAAAAGTTCCTCCCGAAGTGATCGCTTTCCAGGAACCTGCCACCACAAGCCGCCAGTTACTGCAGAAATTCCTTGACAAACAAAATACCAACCGGGATATCCTTTTCGACCTGATGCCCTTTAAAGTGAAGGAAATTCTGCTGGTGGCCACCCTGTACGATGCATTCAGTATTGAAAAGGAAGGCCGGTTCTCAGAACATATTCTTGGCGAGTATCATCAGCTGAACCTGACCAGCATGCCCCGGGTAACCGGCGTAAGTTCCTATGAAGACGCTTCCAGGGTTTTGCGCGAAAAGCATTTTGATCTTGTCATCATCATGGTGGGCAATGATAAGAAAACTCCTGTTGAAATCAGCCGCAAAGTAAAACGGGAATTTCCCTTTATTCCTGTCTTTGTCCTGCTCAATAACGACCGGGAAGTGTCGGTATTCAAAAATATGCACCGCGATTTGAGTTCCATTGACCGGATTTTTGTGTGGAATGGCGATTCCAAAGTGTTTTTTGCCATGGTTAAACTTCTGGAAGATCGCGTGAACGTGGAAAATGATACCCAGGTAGGGATGGTGAAAGTGATTCTTCTTGTTGAAGATTCAGAGATATACTACTCACGGTATCTGCCTTTACTCTACCAGAGCGTGCTGGAACAAACCCGCCGCATTATTGACGATGTGAGTACCGACGAAATGTTTAAAGTGCTGAGGCTGCGTGCCCGCCCCAAGATCCTGCTGGCATCAACCTATGAAGAAGCCATCAGCATCATTACCAAATACAAGGAAAACCTGCTCTGCCTGATTACGGACGTCATTTTTGAACGCAACGGAAAAGCCGATTCCCGGGCCGGATTTATGCTGGCTTCGTACGTCAGGGAATATCTTGGCGACCTGCCCGTAGTAATTCAGAGTGCTGATACCCAGAATATTCATCAGGCACACGCCCTGAAAGTGCATTTTATTAACAAAAATTCTGAAAGCCTTTTGCAGGATATCCGCAACTTCATTTCGCATTATCTGGGTTTCGGTAACTTTATTTACCGCGACTCCACCGGAAAAAAAATTGCCGAGGCAGCTTCCCTGCAGGAATTTGAAAAGCTGATTGATACCATTCCGGCCGAATCGCTTGTGTACCACGGCAAACGAAATCACTTCTCCCTCTGGCTGATGGCACGGGGCGAAATCAAAATTGCCAAAATGATCCACCCGGTAAAGGTGACGGATTTTGGCTCATCAAACGAATTCCGGAATTATCTGAAATATGTCATCAAGAAGTACCGCAACGAATCACAAACCGGCAAAGTCATTCCCTTTGAAAAAGATATCATCATTGATGAAAGCAACATCATAAGCCTTGGCACGGGAGCTCTTGGAGGAAAGGGAAGAGGACTGGCCTTTATCAATACCATTATTTATAATCTCAATTTCAATGAGATTCTGCCGGGCATGAATATCAGCACGCCCAGGACGTTTATTATTGGTACCGACGAATTTGATCTGTTTCTGGAAAAGAACAACCTTCATCAGATTATTTACAGCGATATTCCGTATCGTCAGCTTCAGGAAATTTTTCTGAAGTCGGATCTTTCGTACGAACTTGAGAAAAAACTGAAGGCTCTTCTGCGCATCATTCAGAACCCGATAGCGGTGCGTTCTTCGAGCCTTTTTGAGGACGCCACATCCCAGCCTTTCTCCGGAATTTTCGCCACCTATCTTCTTCCCGACAATTATCCTGATTTTGATGTGCGCTTTCACCAGCTGGAACAGGCAATTAAACTGGTTTACGCATCGGTTTATTCCGACCATGCCCGGGCCTATTTCAAAGCAGTGGACTACAAGATTGAGGAGGAAAAAATGGCCGTTGTGATTCAGGAAGTTGTAGGAAACCGCTACGGGCAGTATTTTTATCCTCACATCAGCGGCACGGCGCAATCGCACAACTATTATCCCGTGGCCAGCATGGAAGCGGAAGATGGCTTTGCCGTAACAGCCCTCGGGCTGGGCCACTATGTGGTCGGGGGCGAAGTGGCCTACCGCTTTGTTCCCCGCTATCCTGACGTGGAAATTATGCCGGTAAAAGACCTGGTTCAGCATTCGCAAAGGGAGTTTATTGCGCTTGACCTCTCCCGGATGGAATTCAACCTGATTGAAGAGGGTGAACAGGCCTGTCTGGCGCGTCTGCCCATTTCGGAAGCCGAGAAACACGGCACCCTCCTTCACCTGGCCAGTGTGTACGACCCGGTTAATGACCGGATCGATCCGGGGCTTACTTCGGCCGGTCCCCGCATAATCAACTTTGCTGATATTCTTAAGTACAATTACATCCCCCTGGCCAGAGCCATCGATCTTATGCTCGACATTATGCGAGAGGCCGTGGGCGGCCCTGTCGAAATCGAATTTGCCGTCGATGCATCGTCAAAAAACGGCAAACGCCCCGTTTTTTACCTGCTTCAGCTCAAACCTATGTATGGAAGCGGCGAAGATTTCAGTTTCAATCCCGATGACTTTCCTGAAAACGCCGTTCTGCTCCGTTCCGGGAAAAGCATGGGAAACGGAAAAATCGACGACCTCACCGAAATAGTGTATGTTGACCCCGATGCGTTTGACAAAACCAGAACCCCCGAAATAGCAAAGGAAATTGAACTGATCAATGCCCGGCTGATAGCCGAACGCAGGAAATACATACTCATCGGCCCGGGACGTTGGGGCTCACGTGACCGGTTTGTGGGAATCCCTGTCGTGTGGCCGCAGATCTCCAATGCCAGAGTAATTGTGGAAACCAGCCTCGAAGATTTTCCTCTCGACGCATCCCTCGGTTCGCATTTCTTCCATAACATTACTTCAATGAACATCGGCTATCTTTCCGTTCAGCATGCCTCAGGGTTTGATATTATTCAATGGGAAGCCCTGAAAAAGTTACCTGAAACATACAGAGGGCACTTTGTGCGGCATGTTTCCCTGCCTTCGCCAGTTACGGTTCTGATGGACGGTAAAAAACGGATTTCGGTTATTGTGCTTAACGGATTGAATCATTTATGA